Genomic window ([Empedobacter] haloabium):
CCCAGGCTGCGCAGGCCCAGGACAGCAGCCAGGGCGCCACCCCGGCCGCCAGCAGCGCCGGCGCCAGCAGCGGCGCCCGCCAGGCCGGCGGCGGCGACCAAGGCAACGTCGTCATGGTGGTCGGCACGCGCAAGTCCGTCGCCTCCGCGATCGACCGCAAGATCCGCAACGCCACCGTGTCCGATTCGCTGGTGGCCGAGGACATCAACCAGTTCCCCGACAAGAACGTGGGTGAGGCGCTGTCGCGCATCACCGGCGTGCAGCTGTCGCGCTCTTTCGGCGAAGGCTCGCAAGTGGCGATCCGTGGCGTGGAGCCGGACCTGAACCGGGTCGAGATCAACGGCATGTCGGTGCTGGGCACCAGCGGTGGCGCGGGCCGCGGCGCCGAGCTGCGCGAGCTGGCCTCCGAGCTGATCGCCTCGATCGACGTCTACAAGGGCACCACGGCCGACATGACCGAAGGCGGCGTGGGCGGCACGGTGGTCATCAAGACGCGTAAGCCGCTCGACTTCAAGAAGCCGACCGTCGCCACCACGATCTCGGGCGAGCATTCGACCAGCCGGGGCGGCGTCGATCCGCGCGCCAGCCTGCTGCTGGCGGACCGCTACTTCGGCAACCGCCTGGGCCTGATGGCCAACCTGGTCTACGACAAGGTGCTGACGCAGAACGACTATGCCCGCAATACCTCGTGGCGCTTCCTGCGCGACTGGGACATGAGCGCCGAGAAGACAGTCGTCAGCAAGAATCCCGCGTTGGCGGCGATCGGCACCAAGGCCGGCTGCGACGGCCTGGCCGCAGCCGACAAGACCGCTTGCCTGGCGCAGTGGAACGATTACTCGCCCGGCCTGCCGCGCTACGGCATCTGGACGCGCGACCACAAACGCTCGTCCGCCGAGCTGACCGCGCAGTACGAGTTCGCCAAGGACTTCACGGCCTTCGTCAGCTACCAGGACAACAAGCAGGACCAGCGCCTGAACGACCGCAACTTCGGCACCAGCTTCGAGGCGGAGAGCCGGCTGTTCAACGCCGGTACGGCGCCCGTGTATGACGCCAGCGGCAGGCAGACCACGGCGGGCAGCTGCACGCCAGTGACCACGACGGGAACGCCGCCCGGCATGACGGTGCGCGACCATTACGTCACCGAGTACACGGTCGGCGATTGCCTCTACGCGTCGGGGCAGGGCGGCCAGGGCGCGTTCCTCACGTCGGCGCGCGACTTCTCGCTCAACATCCGCTCGAAATACTATTCGACCGGCTTCAGCTTCAAGCGCGACCGGCTGGAGGCCGAGGGCTTGCTCGGCAAGTCCAAGTCCGAGTACATCAACCAGAGCAACAACGTGACGATGACGATGAACGCGCCGGGCCTGAAGGTCACGCTGGACCAGCAGGGCCTGCCGCACTTCGACTTCCCCGCCGCGTACTCGCCCGAGAACAGCAGCTCCTACACGCAGGTGCAGTTGCAGTACCGTCCGGAGGAAGTCAAGAACACGGAAGACCAGGCCAAGCTGGATTTGAAGTACCGCCTGGAGACGCCGTTCTTCACCAAGGTGTGGTTCGGCGCGCAGGCGCGCAAGAGTACCGGCTACCAGTACAAGGGC
Coding sequences:
- a CDS encoding TonB-dependent receptor translates to MIEHPNTPQRQCRLTACALAAALLAAQAAQAQDSSQGATPAASSAGASSGARQAGGGDQGNVVMVVGTRKSVASAIDRKIRNATVSDSLVAEDINQFPDKNVGEALSRITGVQLSRSFGEGSQVAIRGVEPDLNRVEINGMSVLGTSGGAGRGAELRELASELIASIDVYKGTTADMTEGGVGGTVVIKTRKPLDFKKPTVATTISGEHSTSRGGVDPRASLLLADRYFGNRLGLMANLVYDKVLTQNDYARNTSWRFLRDWDMSAEKTVVSKNPALAAIGTKAGCDGLAAADKTACLAQWNDYSPGLPRYGIWTRDHKRSSAELTAQYEFAKDFTAFVSYQDNKQDQRLNDRNFGTSFEAESRLFNAGTAPVYDASGRQTTAGSCTPVTTTGTPPGMTVRDHYVTEYTVGDCLYASGQGGQGAFLTSARDFSLNIRSKYYSTGFSFKRDRLEAEGLLGKSKSEYINQSNNVTMTMNAPGLKVTLDQQGLPHFDFPAAYSPENSSSYTQVQLQYRPEEVKNTEDQAKLDLKYRLETPFFTKVWFGAQARKSTGYQYKGGGFLRSNGADLAGVGDDVIVPSANVNQTLIWDPGWSGTPRAPDPKSLLNPNNATQYVTAAQMAQLIDTIRTRSPGSFFKGFDNVRNLPTSWVAPDFAKAAPFFDTSHFNHDLVRSARASDGNVYPQIPVYGAEERVRSAYGRLDFDTELFGYAVNGNLGARYTHTRAVATGSYQNKVRVATGTGATGWVDYIVENGIASVASSYHDVLPSANAMAWLVPDVFLARVGWGKVMSRPRIDLLAPNATCTLNSGRNEFGGDGTDDCTAGNPDLKPFRATNTDLSLEYYPGPDTQVSVAFFKKEISSYILEKQLVKQVDVFHDGTRWDVTQPINGKGATTKGIEITARTAFTFLPGWLGGFGGDVNYTRMTYKYAPGTERLNVLDNTVLPYPGLSKNSYNVALWYDRGPINARVAYNARDRYYTGGNDVSGNPNFQEKTGYLDAKFQYRYNDNITFSIEGKNLTDQEEITDAGDLFRVNELAFSGRRYYASVSLKF